A single Carnobacterium alterfunditum DSM 5972 DNA region contains:
- a CDS encoding DNA-directed RNA polymerase subunit beta: MTKEKIGLQITTFILKIVLVFFLVALAFIIGAMIGYGVLGDGDPFTVFEKDTWVHIFSYFTKPTIVN; the protein is encoded by the coding sequence ATGACTAAAGAAAAAATAGGACTTCAAATCACCACATTCATATTGAAAATTGTACTTGTATTCTTTTTGGTTGCTCTAGCTTTTATTATTGGAGCGATGATTGGTTATGGAGTATTAGGTGATGGGGATCCATTTACTGTTTTTGAAAAAGATACTTGGGTACACATTTTCAGTTACTTTACAAAACCTACTATTGTCAATTGA
- the mreB gene encoding rod shape-determining protein MreB — protein sequence MARDIGIDLGTANVLIHVKGKGIVLNEPSVVAIDTTTKRVLAVGEEAYLMVGRTPGNIRAIRPLQGGVIADFDITEAMLTHFINKLNVKGFLSKPNILICCPTNITTIEQKAIIEAAEKSGGKNIYLEEEPKVAAIGAGMDIFQPSGNMVIDIGGGTSDIAVLSMGGIVTSRSLKVAGDQLDNEITQYVKKTHKLLIGERTAETIKKEIGTVFPGKRDDSMEVRGRDMVTGLPRTITITSDEVQKATAESMMMIVQQAKDVLEQTPPELSADIIDRGIILTGGGALLDGIDQLFSEQLKVPVFAAEQPLDSVALGTGILLENMTKKKRKF from the coding sequence ATGGCTAGAGATATAGGGATAGATTTAGGTACAGCCAATGTATTGATTCATGTAAAAGGAAAAGGCATTGTTTTAAATGAGCCTTCAGTCGTTGCAATTGATACTACAACAAAACGTGTTTTAGCAGTTGGAGAAGAAGCATACTTAATGGTTGGACGTACACCCGGTAACATCCGTGCAATTCGTCCATTACAAGGAGGAGTTATTGCTGATTTCGATATAACAGAAGCAATGCTGACTCACTTTATTAATAAATTAAACGTAAAAGGCTTTTTATCAAAACCAAATATTTTGATTTGTTGCCCTACAAATATAACAACAATTGAACAAAAAGCGATCATTGAAGCTGCTGAAAAAAGTGGCGGTAAAAATATCTATCTTGAAGAAGAACCTAAAGTAGCGGCAATTGGAGCCGGAATGGATATTTTTCAACCAAGTGGAAACATGGTCATCGATATTGGTGGCGGTACAAGTGATATTGCCGTTCTTTCAATGGGAGGCATTGTAACGAGCCGCTCGTTAAAAGTTGCAGGTGATCAATTGGATAATGAAATTACTCAATATGTGAAAAAAACACATAAACTTTTAATCGGTGAACGCACAGCTGAAACAATCAAAAAAGAGATTGGAACAGTTTTCCCAGGCAAAAGAGATGATTCAATGGAAGTAAGAGGACGTGATATGGTAACTGGTTTACCAAGAACGATCACGATCACTTCTGATGAAGTTCAAAAAGCTACTGCTGAATCAATGATGATGATCGTTCAACAGGCTAAAGATGTTTTAGAACAAACTCCTCCTGAATTATCTGCAGATATTATTGATCGTGGTATAATTTTAACCGGTGGTGGTGCATTATTAGATGGTATTGATCAACTTTTCTCTGAACAATTGAAAGTACCTGTATTTGCTGCTGAACAACCATTAGACTCTGTTGCTTTAGGAACAGGCATTTTATTAGAAAATATGACTAAGAAAAAGCGTAAATTTTAA
- the murA gene encoding UDP-N-acetylglucosamine 1-carboxyvinyltransferase: MEKIIVRGGKHLTGTVKVEGAKNAVLPILAATILASKGQTKLTNVPILSDVFSINEVLSHLNLTVDFDQSKKEINLDATKGLHFEAPFEYVSKMRASIVVLGPLLARLGHAKVALPGGCAIGTRPIDLHLKGFEAMGAEIHIENGYIEAFADQLKGAHIYLDFPSVGATQNIMMAATLAKGTTTIENVAREPEIVDLANFLNRMGAKVIGAGTESIRIEGVTELIGVEHSIIPDRIEAGTFMVAAAVTQGDIFIEDAVFEHNKPLISKLKEMGVEFEDKGNGMRVIGPKKLKATHVKTMPHPGFPTDMQSQMTIAQVFAEGTSTMKETVFENRYMHMEELSRMNAKFKVEGQTLVVYGPTELQGAEVAATDLRAAAALIIAGLVSKGYTRVTHLENLDRGYYEFHKKLQALGADIERIEESVQSTLKEAELEGLFS, encoded by the coding sequence ATGGAAAAAATTATCGTTCGAGGTGGAAAACACCTAACTGGAACAGTTAAAGTAGAAGGGGCAAAAAATGCCGTATTGCCTATTTTAGCAGCCACAATATTAGCAAGTAAGGGACAAACTAAATTAACTAATGTCCCAATATTGTCCGATGTGTTCTCTATCAATGAAGTTTTAAGCCACTTGAATTTAACTGTTGACTTTGATCAATCTAAAAAAGAAATCAACCTAGATGCTACTAAAGGACTCCACTTTGAAGCTCCTTTTGAATATGTAAGTAAAATGCGGGCATCTATTGTCGTATTGGGACCACTATTGGCTCGTTTGGGACATGCAAAAGTTGCTCTTCCAGGGGGTTGTGCAATTGGAACACGTCCGATAGATCTACATTTAAAAGGATTTGAAGCGATGGGTGCGGAAATCCATATCGAAAATGGATATATTGAAGCATTTGCCGACCAGCTAAAAGGAGCTCATATCTACTTAGATTTTCCAAGTGTTGGAGCGACACAAAACATCATGATGGCTGCCACACTAGCTAAAGGAACAACTACAATTGAAAACGTTGCTCGTGAACCTGAAATCGTTGACTTAGCAAACTTTTTAAATCGTATGGGAGCTAAAGTTATTGGTGCTGGTACAGAAAGTATCCGCATTGAGGGTGTAACCGAGTTAATAGGTGTAGAACATAGTATTATACCGGATCGTATTGAAGCCGGTACATTTATGGTCGCAGCAGCAGTGACTCAAGGTGATATTTTTATTGAAGATGCTGTTTTTGAACACAATAAACCTTTAATTTCGAAATTGAAAGAAATGGGTGTTGAATTCGAAGATAAAGGTAATGGAATGCGTGTCATTGGGCCTAAAAAATTAAAGGCAACGCATGTAAAAACAATGCCTCATCCTGGTTTTCCAACAGATATGCAATCTCAAATGACGATAGCTCAAGTTTTTGCTGAAGGTACAAGTACAATGAAAGAAACCGTATTTGAAAATCGTTATATGCACATGGAAGAATTGAGTCGCATGAATGCTAAGTTTAAAGTTGAAGGACAAACGCTAGTTGTTTATGGACCAACAGAATTACAAGGTGCTGAAGTTGCAGCAACAGATCTTAGAGCAGCAGCAGCTTTGATTATAGCTGGTTTAGTTTCAAAAGGGTACACAAGAGTGACCCATTTAGAAAACTTGGATCGCGGCTATTATGAATTCCATAAAAAATTACAAGCGTTAGGCGCAGATATTGAACGAATTGAAGAATCAGTACAAAGCACGTTGAAAGAAGCAGAACTTGAAGGTTTGTTTTCTTAA
- a CDS encoding DUF1146 family protein: MNFLGMQSLITIVSHMFFILLSFWALKGIRIEKFIKKNNIGQARVLYLFISITVGYTVSTFFIDLILNSQNLIFLFY, translated from the coding sequence ATGAACTTTCTAGGTATGCAATCTTTAATTACAATCGTTTCTCATATGTTTTTTATTTTACTCTCTTTTTGGGCATTAAAAGGAATAAGAATAGAAAAATTTATTAAAAAAAATAATATCGGTCAAGCGCGTGTCTTGTATTTGTTTATATCCATCACTGTAGGCTATACGGTGAGTACTTTTTTTATCGACTTGATCCTAAATTCTCAAAATCTTATCTTTTTGTTTTATTAA
- a CDS encoding F0F1 ATP synthase subunit epsilon, producing the protein MSEMQVNIVTPAGIVYNHQAKRVIAKAVDGEIGILPEHIPIIVPLTIHSVRVQRVSIDTEDWIAVNGGVMEVRDNVCSIIADSAERARDIDIERAMIAKQRAEEELRKSEAIENKNHSKRAEISLRKAVNRISVSKHKRV; encoded by the coding sequence ATGAGTGAAATGCAAGTGAATATTGTTACGCCTGCTGGAATCGTCTACAATCACCAAGCGAAAAGAGTGATTGCTAAAGCAGTAGATGGAGAAATAGGTATTTTGCCAGAACATATTCCCATCATCGTTCCTTTAACGATCCATTCCGTTCGAGTACAACGTGTTTCAATCGATACAGAAGATTGGATCGCTGTAAACGGAGGAGTTATGGAAGTTAGAGATAACGTTTGTTCTATCATTGCAGATAGTGCTGAAAGAGCAAGAGATATCGATATCGAACGAGCTATGATTGCTAAACAACGAGCAGAAGAAGAATTACGAAAATCAGAAGCAATTGAAAATAAAAATCATTCGAAACGTGCAGAAATCTCTTTGAGAAAAGCTGTGAATCGAATTTCAGTATCTAAACATAAAAGAGTTTGA